AATGCCGGAGGTCAAGTATATATGGATGGAGCAAATATGAATGCCCAAGTTGGATTAACCAATCCAAAATTAATTGGCTGTGATGTATGTCATTTAAATCTACATAAAACTTTTGCAATCCCTCATGGAGGGGGAGGACCTGGAATGGGACCTATTGCAGTTGCAGAACACTTAAAAGAATTCTTACCTAAAAGTGCCATTATTGATTACGGAGGAAAAAATGGTATTTCTTCAATATCAGCAAGCCCCTGGGGAAGTGGTTTAATACTAACAATATCATATGCATATATAAAACTATTAGGAAGTATCGGTTTAAAAAAATCTACTGAAATAGCAATATTAAATGCTAATTATTTAAAATTTAAACTGGAAAAAGATTTTAAAATTTTATACCAAGGAAAAAATAATACTGTGGCTCATGAAATGATTATTGACTGCAGAGAGTTTAATGATAAAAACATTAATGTAACAGATTTAGCTAAAAGGCTCATGGATTATGGTTTTCATGCTCCAACTGTTTCATGGCCTGTACCTGGAACAATGATGATTGAACCTACTGAAAGTGAAAGCAAATATGCACTAGATAGTTTTTGTGAAGCTATGCTCCAGATAAAAAAAGAGATAGATAAATCTAATTCTGATGACAATTTATTAAAAAATGCACCACATACTCTAGAAATGTTAGTTAATAAATGGAACTATCCCTACTCAAGAGCCGAAGCAGTATTCCCAATATCATATGTAAAAGAACGTAAATATTGGCCTACTGTTCGACGTATTAATGAGGTGCATGGTGATAGAAACTTGATATGTTCATGTGCCTCAATAGAAGAATATGAAGAAAAAACAGTGGATTAAGATAATAAATCAATAAAAAAGTCGTATCTTTAGCGTCCCCCTTCTCTCGAGGAGAGGAATCTTAAGACATTTTAAATTATTAACAACTAAAACAAACAATATGAAAAGAATTTTTACTTTATTATTATCTTTTTTAGCATTATCGTTTTCATTTGCACAATCTAATGCAAATATAAAAGTTAAGCGAAATGCCAAAGAAGCTCCAATTAAATTAGTGCAAACAGATGTTAACATAGAGCCAAGATCTGTAGATTGTATTTGGGAAAGCGATTTTTCCAATGCTGCTGACTGGAATATTGCTCATGATGTATCAGACTGCTCTTTAGATTGGGAAATTGGACAAAACCTAGAATGTAGCGGATCATATCCAATTGCGGCAGTTGAATCTGCGAATGGTTATTATGCTATGCTTGACTCTGACGCATATGGAGGAGAAGAAGGTGGAACAGAAGTGGAAGACTCATGGTTAACTATGGCAAGTCCTGTTGACTGTTCTACATTTGATAATGTTATTGTAGAATTTGATACATGGTATAGAAGCTACAATAGTGAAAAATGTTTTTTAGTCGTTAGTACTGATGGAACCTTTCCTGAGGACTTAACACCATCAACAGAAGAAGATCCTGCTAGTGGTATTTATGAAATTTTTCCTGAAATATCTACTGTAGATGTTGGTGGTTCTCCTGCAACCAATCCTGCTACTAGAAGAATTAATATTTCAGAGGCTGCAGGTGGACAGTCTCAAGTATGGGTCCGATTTAATTGGGTTGGAACTTGGGGATATGCATGGTTTATAGACAGAGTTTGTGTTGCTCAACAGCCTGCTGATGACATCACACTATCATACGGATTAGTCAGTCATAACGGTACTGGCGAAGAATATGGTAGAGTGCCTCTTTCACAATTAGGAGATGGAGCATACACTGGCGGAAGCGTATATAACTTTGGAGTAAATGATGCAACTGATGTTGATTTATCAATGGAAGTTACAGACGCTACTGGTTATCCTGTAACATCACAATCTGGATATTCAATGTATGGACTAGATGCAGATGGATTCTTAGATATGACCACTACTATTAGTGGACCTATTGCTAGCGATGTAAGTGTTTATTTTGAAGATATGACACCAATGAGTAGTGTTCCTGAAGGAATATACACTGCAACATTCTCAGCATCTTCAGATGGAGACTCTAATGGTGGAGAATACTTTGGAGATAATACAGCTACAAGAGAATTTGAACTAACAAATGGATTATATTCAACTGATGGTCTAGGTGTTTACTCAAATCCTTCAATAAATAGATTAGGTACGGGTTCATTTACTGATGCTACTGACGGATTTATGATGATGTCATACTATGATATATCTGCAACTACAACAATAGGTGGTGTTTGGATTGGTTTAGACTCTTATGCATATGAAACACCCGCAACTGTAGCAGGGGGAGAACTTGTTGTAGCTCTTAGAGATACAACTCTGATATCAGCTGAAACTTTCGATCCAGGTAACGTTATTGAATCAAGTGACTTCTACTTAGTAACTCAAGAGGATATTGACAATGGATATGTAGTTGTACCATTTAGTGAAAATATCACACTAAATCCAAATGCATACTTTGTATCTGTCGAAATGTATAGTAACGGAAATGCGACTGATATATATATATTAGATGACGAAACAATTCCTCAGCCTTTCTATATGAGCATGATTTATATTCCAGGTGATGCCGCATATTCAAATGGAACCGCAGCAGCAATTAGAATGATTACTGGAGATGCCGTATCTGAAATTATTAGTCTAAACGAAAATAATTTAGATTTAAATATTTACCCAAATCCATCTAATGGAAATGTAAATATTGAAATAGATGAGAACGGTGACTACTTAGTCCAAATAAACGATGTTGTAGGTAAAAATATATATAGAAATAACATTAATAATAACACTTCATTGAATCTGGAGGGTTTAAATAAAGGTATATATTTTGTAACTATTTCTAACGAAGAAAAATCAAATACAACTAAATTAATTATCGAATAGATATTTATATCTATAAGATGCAAAACTAAAAAAGCCCAGAATTTCTGG
This sequence is a window from Flavobacteriales bacterium TMED191. Protein-coding genes within it:
- a CDS encoding T9SS C-terminal target domain-containing protein, which encodes MKRIFTLLLSFLALSFSFAQSNANIKVKRNAKEAPIKLVQTDVNIEPRSVDCIWESDFSNAADWNIAHDVSDCSLDWEIGQNLECSGSYPIAAVESANGYYAMLDSDAYGGEEGGTEVEDSWLTMASPVDCSTFDNVIVEFDTWYRSYNSEKCFLVVSTDGTFPEDLTPSTEEDPASGIYEIFPEISTVDVGGSPATNPATRRINISEAAGGQSQVWVRFNWVGTWGYAWFIDRVCVAQQPADDITLSYGLVSHNGTGEEYGRVPLSQLGDGAYTGGSVYNFGVNDATDVDLSMEVTDATGYPVTSQSGYSMYGLDADGFLDMTTTISGPIASDVSVYFEDMTPMSSVPEGIYTATFSASSDGDSNGGEYFGDNTATREFELTNGLYSTDGLGVYSNPSINRLGTGSFTDATDGFMMMSYYDISATTTIGGVWIGLDSYAYETPATVAGGELVVALRDTTLISAETFDPGNVIESSDFYLVTQEDIDNGYVVVPFSENITLNPNAYFVSVEMYSNGNATDIYILDDETIPQPFYMSMIYIPGDAAYSNGTAAAIRMITGDAVSEIISLNENNLDLNIYPNPSNGNVNIEIDENGDYLVQINDVVGKNIYRNNINNNTSLNLEGLNKGIYFVTISNEEKSNTTKLIIE